In bacterium, the following are encoded in one genomic region:
- a CDS encoding BtpA/SgcQ family protein, translating into MNTPFSSIRLVGMVHLLPLPGSPGYGGSRADIRDRAIRDAVTLQNAGFDAVLIENYGDAPFARDDAGKHVTADMTAFTTAVMQEIDLPVGVQVLRNDAAAGLAIAAATGARFLRVNVHVGAMHTDQGIIEGRAYDTLRFRREIDAMSVHVLADVFVKHAAPITPTSIRDAVRDTVERGLADGIIVTGSGTGEAADLEEVQRATESTAAPVFVGSGVRHETLAETLALAHGVIVGTAIKVGRITRAPVDPEGSRQFVDEARALMR; encoded by the coding sequence ATGAATACGCCCTTTTCCTCCATTCGTCTCGTCGGAATGGTTCATCTGCTCCCGCTGCCGGGTTCTCCCGGGTATGGAGGCTCCCGCGCCGATATACGGGACCGTGCGATCAGGGACGCCGTCACGTTGCAAAACGCGGGGTTTGACGCGGTTCTCATCGAAAACTACGGCGACGCACCGTTCGCCCGTGATGACGCAGGCAAACATGTCACAGCTGACATGACCGCCTTCACTACCGCGGTCATGCAGGAGATCGATCTGCCCGTCGGCGTGCAGGTGCTGCGCAACGATGCTGCAGCAGGACTCGCCATTGCAGCCGCGACCGGCGCACGTTTCCTGCGCGTCAATGTCCATGTCGGTGCCATGCACACAGACCAGGGCATCATTGAGGGACGCGCATACGACACCCTGCGCTTCCGTCGCGAAATCGATGCGATGTCGGTGCATGTTCTTGCTGATGTCTTCGTGAAGCATGCCGCACCTATCACACCGACATCCATTCGTGACGCCGTGCGTGATACCGTGGAACGCGGACTCGCGGATGGTATTATCGTGACGGGAAGCGGCACCGGAGAAGCGGCAGACCTCGAGGAAGTACAGAGAGCCACGGAATCCACCGCCGCTCCTGTGTTTGTCGGCAGCGGTGTTCGTCACGAAACGCTGGCCGAGACTCTGGCACTTGCACATGGTGTTATCGTTGGTACCGCCATCAAGGTAGGCCGCATTACGCGCGCGCCTGTGGATCCGGAAGGCAGCAGGCAATTTGTTGACGAGGCTCGCGCACTCATGCGTTGA
- a CDS encoding OmpA family protein, with translation MKFLLMTCLTLALSVATLQAQNPRLYTKNAVRLGLIAGVNVGGEEATIKYANYTAHPYGMFSAEYFLVDRFALAGSLYAGTLSAEFSGRALFPEYGKQQISSYDSKYYGATVGVDWALPQFWQLTPVGKVRLGGLFHHTRVEGPNGFDFRMSKGAMIYGFGGALEYPATHDLTLSLAFDLILTNTDHLDGLSSGNKNDALAVFTVGANFLLHAGDEPPIRARAYTTTSTARPNRNRAKQQDEGVRHDSREGNRAEIQPDESNERGPLGRGSAPEPGRGGEGLALNPVEPPPEVATATPASNLPLAIYTQLNVSPLRRLRDLEDKPSLFTLKVWQTGDEDMQLKCYVEVLRDGRAIYQGNADLYLDGPKDAFTADEFLDLNELLQRNQGDALLPRGNYVVRVSTVEWTHELSSLAQGKFLNIDLRPIFGARADDARTAIVNTAVDVAAEGDEELVVNFFEAGQSAAEREKESGSTRPNRMREPLKLAPIGTVGPRRDALFAEHVQQSFTEALKLQSIAGSAEKAEKLKVVVSEVYFPIDGDQLTEESRMILDNVARQLNQHPEQFAEVRGYANDIGDDTYNQQLARRRANRVLEYLVRQKMNAYRISVADVNEEQLMTAPGDDPRLGRKVEVILRNRGM, from the coding sequence ATGAAGTTTCTGTTGATGACCTGCCTGACGCTCGCTCTCAGCGTCGCAACGCTTCAGGCGCAGAATCCACGCCTGTATACGAAAAATGCCGTTCGTCTCGGTCTCATTGCCGGCGTCAACGTCGGTGGAGAGGAAGCGACGATCAAGTACGCGAATTACACCGCGCATCCCTACGGGATGTTCAGTGCGGAGTATTTCCTCGTAGATCGGTTTGCGCTGGCCGGATCGCTGTATGCCGGGACGCTCTCGGCGGAGTTCAGTGGAAGAGCGTTGTTTCCCGAGTACGGAAAGCAGCAGATTTCATCCTATGACAGCAAGTATTATGGGGCCACGGTCGGGGTGGACTGGGCGCTGCCCCAGTTCTGGCAGCTGACGCCGGTGGGGAAAGTGCGTCTCGGTGGACTCTTTCATCATACACGGGTCGAAGGTCCGAATGGATTCGACTTCCGTATGAGCAAGGGCGCGATGATCTATGGCTTCGGAGGTGCCCTCGAGTATCCAGCCACGCATGACCTGACCCTGAGCCTGGCCTTCGATCTCATCCTCACAAATACCGATCACCTCGACGGCCTCAGTTCGGGGAACAAGAATGATGCACTTGCCGTGTTCACTGTCGGTGCGAATTTCCTGTTGCATGCCGGAGACGAGCCCCCGATTCGGGCACGTGCGTATACGACGACCAGTACGGCACGTCCGAACAGGAATCGAGCGAAACAGCAAGACGAAGGGGTACGGCATGACAGCAGAGAGGGAAACCGTGCAGAGATTCAACCGGACGAATCAAACGAGCGAGGCCCGCTTGGACGCGGCAGTGCGCCGGAACCGGGCAGAGGTGGTGAGGGTCTGGCGCTGAACCCCGTCGAACCTCCCCCCGAGGTCGCCACAGCTACACCGGCCAGCAATCTTCCGCTCGCGATTTACACACAGCTTAATGTCTCACCGCTTCGAAGGCTGCGTGATCTGGAAGACAAGCCCTCGCTCTTTACGCTCAAAGTCTGGCAGACGGGCGATGAGGACATGCAGCTGAAGTGTTATGTGGAAGTGCTTCGCGACGGGAGAGCCATCTACCAGGGCAATGCAGATCTGTACCTTGACGGTCCGAAGGATGCATTTACGGCGGATGAATTCCTGGATCTCAATGAGTTGTTGCAGCGCAATCAGGGCGATGCGCTGCTCCCGCGTGGAAACTATGTCGTTCGCGTTTCCACGGTAGAATGGACGCACGAACTGAGCAGCCTGGCGCAGGGCAAATTTCTCAACATCGATCTGCGTCCCATCTTTGGTGCGAGGGCAGACGATGCGCGTACTGCCATCGTGAACACGGCAGTTGACGTCGCCGCGGAAGGTGACGAGGAGCTGGTCGTGAATTTCTTCGAGGCCGGGCAGTCGGCTGCAGAGCGGGAAAAGGAGAGCGGGAGCACCCGTCCGAATCGCATGCGCGAGCCGCTGAAGCTCGCGCCCATCGGTACTGTCGGACCTCGTCGCGATGCACTGTTTGCCGAGCACGTGCAGCAATCCTTCACAGAGGCACTCAAACTGCAGAGCATCGCCGGTTCCGCTGAAAAGGCCGAAAAGCTCAAGGTCGTTGTCTCGGAAGTGTATTTCCCCATAGACGGTGATCAGCTGACAGAGGAGTCACGCATGATTCTCGACAACGTGGCACGCCAGCTCAACCAGCATCCGGAGCAGTTTGCCGAGGTGCGCGGGTATGCGAATGATATCGGAGATGATACCTACAACCAGCAATTGGCTCGCCGCCGTGCAAACCGCGTCCTCGAATACCTTGTGCGCCAGAAAATGAATGCCTACCGGATCAGCGTGGCAGATGTCAATGAGGAGCAGCTCATGACTGCACCGGGGGATGATCCACGGCTGGGGAGAAAGGTGGAGGTGATCCTCAGGAATCGGGGGATGTGA